GATCGATTCGGTGGGCCGCAGCGGATCCGGCGCCGGGACCGCGAGCTTCATCCGCTCCGCCCGCTGCGCAGGCGCGCGGCCGGTGCCGCCGCAGATCACGCAGGAGATGTCCACCTCGGCGGAAGGCTCGGTGAAGGGGAAGTAGCTCGGCCGGAAGCGCGTCTTCATGTCGCCGCCGAAGAAGCCCTTCACGAAGGCGTCGAGGGTCCCCTTGAGCTCCGCGAAGGTGACGCCGCGATCGACGTAGAGGCACTCGATCTGGTGGAACATCGGCGAGTGGGTCTGGTCGCTGTCGCAGCGGTAGACGCGCCCCGGGGCGATCACCCGCACCGGCGGCTGCTTGCCGAGCATGGTCCGGACCTGCACCGGCGAGGTATGGGTGCGCAGCAGCACCTCGCCAGGCGGCACCGTCCCCGGCGGCAGCACCGAGTCGTCCACGAAGAAGGTGTCCTGCATGTCGCGCGCAGGGTGGTCCTTCGGGAAGTTGAGCGCCTCGAAGTTGTAGTAGTCGAGCTCGACCTCGGGACCGCTCGCCACCGAGAAGCCCATCCGCGTGAAGACCGCGATCATGTCCTCGAGGGTCTGCGAGAGCGGGTGGCGCCTGCCGCGCCGCACCGCGCGCCCGGGGAGGGTCACGTCGATGCGCGGGCCCGCGAGCTCCGCCTCGAGCTTCGCCCTGCCGAGGGCGTCCTTGCGTGCGGTGAGGGCGCCCTCCACCGCAGCGACCGCGTCGTTCACGGCCTCGCCGAAGGGCTTCTTCAGCTGCGGCGGGAGCTTGCCGATGCTCTTGCGCAGCGCGGAAACGCTGCCGCTCTTGCCCAGGTACTCGACCCGCGCCGCTTCCAGCGCCTTCTCGTCCTCGGCCCGCTCGATGGCGGCGAGGGCGGCGTCGCGCGCCGCAGCGATCTCGGAGAGCTGTTCGCTCGTAAGTTCCATGGTGCCCTGCACTACCGCTTCCGCTTGGGCGGACGCCAGCGGAAAGCTGCACGGCCCTGCACGACGCAGGGCCCGTTTGAACCGCAACCTTCAGGCCCGAAAGACGAAAGGCGGCCCCCGGTCTCCCGGAAGCCGCCTTCGAGTCCCTTCATGAAAGAAGGATGCGCTCGATTACGCCCGGGCAGCCGCGACGACGGCGGCAAAACCCTTGGGGTCGAAGAGCGCGATGTCGGCGAGGACCTTGCGGTCGAGGCCGCTGCCCGCCTTCGCCAGGCCGGCGATCAGGCGCGAGTAGCTCAGGCCGTTCTGCCGAGCAGCCGCGTTGATACGGACGATCCAGAGGCGGCGGAAGTCCCGCTTCTTCTGCCGGCGATCCCGGGTCGCGTAGTCGAGTGCGCGCTCGACCGACTCGTTCGCGCGCTTGTAGGTATTCTTCCGCCGACCGCGGAAGCCCTTCGCAAGCTTGAGAACCCGATTGCGGCGACGACGCGCCTTGAAGCCTCTTTTGACTCGCATGACTCACTCCTGGTGCCAACCGGCACCGAGCCGCGACGGCGTGGCCCGCAGGCCTCCGGCACGGGGAACCCGCTCACCAGAGCAGGTCCGCTTGTTTACCCCACCCGCCAGCTCAGATGTTCGAGCCGTAGGGGAAGAGCTCCTTGATGACCTTCTTCGCGTCCTGCGACACGAGGGTCGAGGTGCCGCGGTTCTGGCGCTTCTGCGTGGGCGACTTGTTGGTGAAGTTGTGCCGGGCGTTCGCCTGGCGGTACTTCACGGTGCCCTTCGAGTTGACGCGGAACCGCTTCTTGGCGCCGCTGTTCGTCTTCAGCTTCGGCATGTCTTCCTCTGACTGGCTTTACGCCTTGGGCGCGGGAGCCTCTTCGGCCTCCGCGGGAGCGGCTGCGGGCGCGCGCTCCTCGGGCGCCTTCTGGCCGCCCTTGTCCTTCTTCTCGGCAACGTCCGCCTGCCGGGCCTTCTCACGGAGCTGCGCGAGGTACTTCGGATTCGGCGCGAGGATCATGAACATCTGCCGGCC
This region of Vulgatibacter sp. genomic DNA includes:
- a CDS encoding phenylalanine--tRNA ligase subunit alpha translates to MELTSEQLSEIAAARDAALAAIERAEDEKALEAARVEYLGKSGSVSALRKSIGKLPPQLKKPFGEAVNDAVAAVEGALTARKDALGRAKLEAELAGPRIDVTLPGRAVRRGRRHPLSQTLEDMIAVFTRMGFSVASGPEVELDYYNFEALNFPKDHPARDMQDTFFVDDSVLPPGTVPPGEVLLRTHTSPVQVRTMLGKQPPVRVIAPGRVYRCDSDQTHSPMFHQIECLYVDRGVTFAELKGTLDAFVKGFFGGDMKTRFRPSYFPFTEPSAEVDISCVICGGTGRAPAQRAERMKLAVPAPDPLRPTESIGVPPAGEAAGKGAEGQMCRVCKGTGWLEVLGAGMVHPNVFESAGYDPDEFSGFAFGLGVERIAMLRYGIDDLRLLFENDARFLAQF
- the rplT gene encoding 50S ribosomal protein L20 → MRVKRGFKARRRRNRVLKLAKGFRGRRKNTYKRANESVERALDYATRDRRQKKRDFRRLWIVRINAAARQNGLSYSRLIAGLAKAGSGLDRKVLADIALFDPKGFAAVVAAARA
- the rpmI gene encoding 50S ribosomal protein L35; amino-acid sequence: MPKLKTNSGAKKRFRVNSKGTVKYRQANARHNFTNKSPTQKRQNRGTSTLVSQDAKKVIKELFPYGSNI